The Gemmatimonadota bacterium sequence CCGAGCAGATCACCGGTGCGCCGGCAACGACTTCTGCAAGTGAGCTGCTCGCCGTGAGGCGCGGGTCGAGCGAATGGCCGGGAAAGAAAAGCGTATTCTCGTGAGACGTGTTGATGGCGTCGGTGACTTCGTGCTCAAATGCCCAGAGCCGGACATTGCATCCCTTGCGAGCCAGCAGGTCAGCCAGCGCAGTGCCCCAGGAGCCAGCTCCCAGGACCGCGACGTCACTAGCCATGGTGTTGCGCCTCGTCGCGGTTGCCGAAGCGGTTCTCGGTGCCATTGATCAGGCGCCGGATGTTGGCGCGATGCAGCCAGATGATCGTTGCGGAGAGCGCGGCAAGCCACCAGACGATGTCATGACGATCCGGGTGGAGAATCCACACCGCCGACGGGAGCGCCGCGGCCGCAAGGATGCTGCCGAGCGAGACATAGCCCGAAAGCTTCACGGTAATCGCCCAGACCGCGAGCGTCACAAGAAACGCCCACGGCGCGAGACCGAGTACGATGCCGCTACCGGTGGCAACGCCCTTGCCGCCCTTGAAGCCTGCGAATACCGAGAAGGCATGACCGATCACGGCGACCACGCCAAGCAGTAGTGAGCCCACGACGCCGAGCCCCGCCCAGGGCCCGAAGAAGGCGACGGGAATCGCGCCCTTCAGCGAATCGAAGATGCCGACGGGAATGGCGTACTTGAATCCGAGCAACCGGTAGAGATTGGTGGCGCCGAGGTTGCCACTACCTACGCTACGCAGATCGATCCCTTTCACGGCCCGCACCACCCAGAGGGAGGTGGGGATTGCCCCCAGCAAATAGGAGGCAACGACCGCGAGAAGGATCCGCGCAATCACCGCTGGCTGCCCCGGCGATTGAACTTGAGTCGCAACGGCGC is a genomic window containing:
- the plsY gene encoding glycerol-3-phosphate 1-O-acyltransferase PlsY, translated to MIARILLAVVASYLLGAIPTSLWVVRAVKGIDLRSVGSGNLGATNLYRLLGFKYAIPVGIFDSLKGAIPVAFFGPWAGLGVVGSLLLGVVAVIGHAFSVFAGFKGGKGVATGSGIVLGLAPWAFLVTLAVWAITVKLSGYVSLGSILAAAALPSAVWILHPDRHDIVWWLAALSATIIWLHRANIRRLINGTENRFGNRDEAQHHG